A genomic region of Candidatus Pseudomonas phytovorans contains the following coding sequences:
- the serB gene encoding phosphoserine phosphatase SerB, producing the protein MREIVLINITGEDRPGLTAAITGVLLQGGVSILDIGLAVMHGTLSFGILVDIPDNEVATALLQSVQAKAHELNLQARYTPISEADYQHWADGQGEARHIVTLLSRKITPEQLQRVSAVISQYGLTIERIERLSARVALEAETDKGKAAIEISVRGTPSDAQALRADFFALAEALSIDIAFQKDDLFRRNRRLAVFDMDSTLIEAEVIDELAKAAGVGEQVAAITERAMRGELDFRASFKERMALLKGLDVGVLDEIGASLRLTEGAENLFAELKRLGYKTAILSGGFTYFARQVQARLGIDYVFANELEVVDGKVTGVAVEPIVDAQRKAELLQKLANEEGLQLEQTIAVGDGANDLPMLSLAGLGVAFRAKPLVRQSAKQAISTLGLDGVLYLLGLRDRDARG; encoded by the coding sequence GTGCGCGAAATCGTCCTGATCAACATCACCGGTGAGGACCGTCCCGGTCTCACTGCGGCTATCACCGGCGTCCTGCTGCAGGGCGGTGTGAGCATCCTCGACATCGGCCTGGCAGTCATGCACGGCACTTTGTCGTTCGGTATCCTGGTCGATATCCCGGACAACGAAGTGGCTACGGCCCTGTTGCAAAGCGTGCAGGCCAAGGCCCACGAACTGAACCTGCAGGCCCGCTACACGCCAATTTCCGAGGCGGACTACCAGCATTGGGCTGACGGCCAGGGCGAAGCGCGCCACATCGTCACCCTGCTCAGCCGCAAGATCACCCCTGAGCAACTGCAGCGGGTGAGTGCGGTGATCAGCCAGTATGGCCTGACCATCGAGCGCATCGAGCGCCTGTCGGCACGTGTGGCGTTGGAAGCCGAAACTGACAAGGGCAAGGCGGCCATCGAGATCTCCGTGCGTGGCACGCCGAGCGATGCCCAGGCCCTGCGTGCCGACTTCTTTGCCTTGGCCGAAGCGCTGAGCATCGACATCGCCTTCCAGAAGGACGACCTGTTCCGCCGCAACCGTCGCCTGGCGGTGTTCGACATGGACTCGACGCTGATCGAGGCCGAAGTCATCGACGAACTGGCCAAGGCGGCCGGCGTGGGTGAGCAGGTGGCGGCGATCACCGAGCGCGCCATGCGCGGTGAACTGGACTTCCGCGCCAGCTTCAAGGAGCGCATGGCGCTGCTCAAGGGCCTGGATGTGGGTGTGCTGGACGAAATCGGTGCCTCGCTGCGCCTGACCGAGGGTGCCGAAAACCTGTTCGCCGAGCTCAAGCGCCTGGGCTACAAGACCGCGATCCTGTCCGGTGGCTTTACCTACTTTGCTCGTCAGGTGCAGGCGCGCCTGGGCATCGACTACGTGTTCGCCAACGAACTGGAAGTGGTCGACGGCAAAGTGACCGGTGTGGCTGTGGAGCCGATCGTCGATGCTCAGCGCAAGGCCGAGCTGCTGCAGAAGCTGGCCAACGAAGAAGGCTTGCAGCTGGAGCAGACCATTGCCGTGGGTGATGGCGCCAACGACCTGCCGATGCTGTCGCTGGCCGGTCTGGGTGTAGCGTTCCGCGCCAAGCCGCTGGTGCGCCAGTCGGCCAAACAAGCCATTTCCACCCTGGGGCTGGATGGCGTGCTGTACCTGCTGGGCCTGCGCGACCGCGACGCGCGCGGCTGA